A section of the Mycobacterium sp. 3519A genome encodes:
- a CDS encoding citrate synthase 2 — protein MTTTSAVPEGFVEGLEGVVAFTTEIAEPDKDGGALRYRGVDIEDLVNRRVTFGDVWALLVDGKFGHSLPPAEPFPLPIHSGDVRVDVQAGLAMLAPIWGYPPLLDIDDATARDQLARASVMALSYVAQSARGIYQPAVPQRTIDQCSTVTERFMTRWQGEPDPRHVEAIDAYWVTAAEHGMNASTFTARVIASTGADVAASLSGAIGAMSGPLHGGAPARVIPMIEEAEQTGDARAVVKGILDRKEKLMGFGHRVYRAEDPRARVLRGTAKRLDAPRYEVAAALEQAALAELRERRPDRAIETNVEFWAAVILDFAQVPTKMMPAMFTCGRTAGWCAHIMEQKRLGKLVRPAAIYVGPGPRSPESVEGWDQVANS, from the coding sequence ATGACTACGACGTCAGCGGTACCGGAAGGTTTCGTCGAGGGGCTCGAGGGCGTGGTCGCCTTCACCACCGAGATCGCAGAACCGGACAAGGACGGCGGGGCGCTTCGGTACCGGGGCGTCGACATCGAAGATCTGGTCAACCGGAGGGTCACCTTCGGTGACGTGTGGGCGCTGCTGGTCGACGGCAAGTTCGGGCACAGCCTGCCGCCAGCCGAACCGTTCCCGCTGCCCATCCACAGCGGTGACGTCCGCGTCGACGTGCAGGCCGGGCTGGCGATGCTGGCGCCCATTTGGGGCTACCCGCCGCTGCTCGACATCGACGACGCGACCGCCCGCGACCAGTTGGCCCGCGCATCGGTGATGGCGCTTTCGTACGTCGCGCAGTCCGCGCGCGGCATCTACCAGCCCGCGGTTCCGCAGCGGACCATCGACCAATGTTCCACGGTCACAGAGCGTTTCATGACGCGCTGGCAGGGTGAACCGGACCCGCGGCACGTCGAGGCCATCGACGCGTACTGGGTGACGGCGGCCGAACACGGCATGAACGCGTCGACGTTCACCGCACGGGTGATCGCGTCGACGGGTGCCGACGTCGCGGCGTCGCTGTCCGGGGCGATCGGCGCGATGAGCGGTCCGCTGCACGGCGGTGCCCCGGCCCGGGTGATCCCGATGATCGAGGAAGCCGAGCAGACCGGCGACGCCCGCGCGGTCGTCAAGGGCATCCTCGACCGCAAAGAGAAGCTGATGGGCTTCGGTCACCGCGTCTACCGCGCGGAGGATCCGCGGGCCCGGGTGTTGCGGGGCACGGCGAAGCGACTGGACGCGCCGCGGTACGAGGTGGCTGCCGCGTTGGAGCAGGCCGCGCTCGCCGAACTCCGCGAACGTCGCCCGGATCGCGCCATCGAGACCAACGTGGAGTTCTGGGCCGCAGTCATTCTCGACTTCGCACAGGTGCCGACGAAGATGATGCCCGCGATGTTCACCTGCGGGCGGACCGCGGGCTGGTGTGCGCACATCATGGAGCAGAAGCGGCTTGGCAAGCTGGTTCGCCCGGCGGCCATCTACGTCGGTCCGGGACCGCGCAGCCCCGAGTCCGTCGAAGGATGGGACCAAGTCGCGAACTCGTGA
- the pdxH gene encoding pyridoxamine 5'-phosphate oxidase has translation MRVEYGSAEKDGSSDLDADWLADGWVALLRKWLADAEAAGVAEPNAMVVGTVDEVGRPATRAVLCKSVDETGITFFTNYDSAKGEQLATTPYASATFPWFLLGRQVHVRGPVTKVSAEATADYWSKRPRGSQLGAWASQQSKPIASRAALLEQLAEVTARFADLDAVPVPPNWGGYLIAPEVVEFWQGRENRVHNRIRVFSVTGGPVTSENCRVERLQP, from the coding sequence ATGCGGGTCGAGTACGGGTCCGCCGAGAAGGACGGCAGCAGCGACCTGGACGCCGACTGGCTCGCCGACGGCTGGGTGGCGCTGCTGCGCAAGTGGTTGGCCGACGCCGAGGCCGCGGGCGTCGCCGAACCGAACGCAATGGTGGTCGGGACCGTCGACGAGGTGGGAAGGCCCGCGACGCGTGCCGTGTTGTGCAAAAGCGTGGACGAAACCGGGATCACGTTTTTCACCAACTACGACTCGGCCAAGGGCGAACAGTTGGCGACGACGCCGTACGCGTCGGCGACCTTTCCGTGGTTCCTGCTCGGCCGCCAGGTGCACGTGCGCGGTCCGGTGACCAAGGTGTCCGCCGAGGCGACCGCCGACTACTGGTCCAAGCGGCCCCGCGGTTCGCAGTTGGGCGCGTGGGCGTCGCAGCAGTCCAAGCCGATCGCGTCGCGCGCGGCGCTGCTGGAGCAGCTGGCCGAGGTGACCGCCCGATTCGCGGACCTCGACGCGGTGCCGGTGCCACCGAACTGGGGCGGCTACCTGATCGCACCCGAGGTCGTGGAGTTCTGGCAGGGCCGGGAAAACCGGGTGCACAACAGGATTCGCGTTTTTAGCGTCACCGGCGGGCCGGTGACATCGGAGAATTGCCGCGTCGAGCGGCTCCAGCCGTAG